A window from Methylocystis sp. MJC1 encodes these proteins:
- a CDS encoding Lrp/AsnC family transcriptional regulator, with translation MDDLDRRLIAELRADGRASLSELAKRLGVSRGTVQNRLDRLIDSEVILGFTVRLKSVADDDRIRAIMMIEVAGKSTRRVVQVLRGLPEIHALYSTNGAYDLIAEIEVANLAEFDRVLSTVRSIEGVARSETSLLLAPA, from the coding sequence ATGGACGATCTCGACCGCCGCTTGATCGCCGAGCTGAGGGCAGACGGCAGAGCCTCGTTGTCCGAGCTGGCGAAGCGGCTTGGCGTCTCACGCGGCACGGTGCAGAACAGGCTCGACCGCTTGATCGACTCTGAAGTCATCCTGGGATTTACGGTGCGGCTGAAGAGCGTTGCAGACGACGACCGCATTCGCGCGATCATGATGATCGAAGTCGCAGGAAAGAGCACCCGCCGCGTCGTGCAAGTGCTCCGTGGCCTGCCCGAGATTCACGCGCTCTACAGCACCAACGGCGCTTATGATCTCATTGCGGAGATCGAGGTCGCCAATCTGGCGGAGTTCGACAGGGTGCTGTCTACGGTGAGGTCGATCGAGGGCGTTGCGAGAAGCGAGACCAGTCTTCTACTTGCGCCGGCGTGA
- a CDS encoding ornithine cyclodeaminase, whose protein sequence is MVTFLNASDVAKIVRRVGARRFWERLVEGLRDDFLRWDRFDKCARFASHSPGGVIELMPVSDGEVFAFKFVNGHPGNTQLCLQTVVAFGALADVATGYPVFMSDMTLATAFRTAATSVLAARHLARPESRTMALIGLGAQSEFQAWAFHEIHGIDRLRIFDVDEEAVDKFESNIAGFELEVTRCLDARSAALGADIVTTITADKKRATILSQDMIAPGTHINAVGGDCPGKTELSRGLLLRSDIYVEYAPQTRLEGELQQLPADHPAVELHEVLAGRKPGRASEDAITIFDSVGFAVEDFSALRLLGDLARETGIGACLELTAAPTNPKNLFSLLHPLEAAQERGDALPEPMKLSD, encoded by the coding sequence ATGGTCACTTTTCTGAACGCCTCAGACGTGGCCAAAATCGTTCGCCGCGTCGGCGCGCGCCGTTTTTGGGAGCGTCTGGTCGAGGGTCTTCGCGACGATTTCCTGCGCTGGGATCGTTTCGACAAATGCGCGCGCTTCGCCAGCCATTCGCCCGGCGGCGTCATTGAGCTGATGCCGGTGAGCGACGGCGAGGTTTTCGCCTTCAAATTCGTCAACGGCCATCCGGGCAACACCCAGCTTTGCCTGCAGACTGTCGTCGCCTTCGGGGCGTTGGCTGACGTCGCGACGGGCTATCCGGTCTTCATGTCGGATATGACGCTCGCCACCGCCTTTCGCACGGCCGCGACCTCTGTTCTGGCGGCGCGCCATCTGGCGCGGCCGGAAAGCCGCACGATGGCGCTCATCGGGCTCGGCGCACAATCGGAATTCCAGGCCTGGGCTTTCCACGAGATCCACGGGATCGACCGGCTGCGCATTTTCGACGTCGACGAAGAGGCCGTCGACAAATTCGAATCCAACATCGCGGGGTTTGAGCTCGAAGTAACGCGGTGCCTCGACGCGCGGTCGGCCGCGCTGGGCGCGGATATCGTCACGACGATCACGGCGGATAAGAAGCGCGCCACGATCCTGTCGCAGGACATGATCGCGCCGGGAACACATATCAACGCCGTCGGCGGCGACTGCCCGGGCAAGACGGAACTGTCGCGCGGGCTGCTCCTGCGATCGGATATCTATGTCGAATATGCCCCCCAGACGCGGCTCGAGGGCGAGCTCCAGCAGCTCCCCGCCGATCATCCGGCCGTCGAGCTGCATGAGGTTCTCGCCGGCCGCAAGCCGGGCAGGGCGTCCGAAGACGCCATCACCATATTCGACAGCGTGGGTTTCGCGGTCGAGGATTTTTCGGCGCTGCGGCTGTTGGGCGACCTCGCGCGTGAAACGGGAATCGGCGCCTGCTTGGAGCTGACGGCCGCGCCGACGAATCCAAAAAATCTCTTCTCCCTGTTGCACCCTCTTGAAGCGGCGCAGGAGCGCGGCGACGCGCTTCCCGAGCCGATGAAACTCTCCGACTAA
- a CDS encoding dimethylarginine dimethylaminohydrolase family protein yields the protein MNVHLKAETMAEPHRRAAQPGARILMCAPDHFGVDYVINPWMENQVGRADLTRAREQWENLRRHLGANVSLDFVAPAEGLPDMVFTANAGLAIGDTVAVARFHAKERRPEEDLFRDWFEARGFTIAPWPEDVAFEGAGDALPDRAQPLIWCGHGWRSHARAAEHLADIFDREAVGLKLVDPRFYHLDTCLCPLSGGWLMYYPAAFDEASRAEIAARVPVQRRLEVDEADAMGFACNAVEASGKVFMNACSPSLQGRLAAAGFQPVVTPLSEFLKSGGGAKCLTLEVQSSGRNPTRGGTA from the coding sequence GTGAACGTCCATCTCAAAGCCGAAACCATGGCCGAGCCGCATCGTCGCGCCGCGCAGCCAGGCGCGCGCATCCTCATGTGCGCGCCCGATCATTTCGGCGTCGATTACGTCATCAACCCTTGGATGGAGAACCAGGTCGGCCGCGCCGATCTCACGCGCGCGCGCGAGCAGTGGGAAAACTTACGCCGTCATCTCGGGGCCAATGTCTCTCTCGATTTCGTCGCGCCCGCCGAGGGCTTGCCCGATATGGTGTTCACGGCGAACGCCGGACTGGCGATCGGCGATACGGTTGCGGTGGCGCGCTTCCACGCCAAGGAGCGTCGGCCCGAGGAAGATCTATTCCGCGACTGGTTCGAAGCGCGCGGCTTCACGATCGCGCCCTGGCCGGAGGACGTCGCTTTCGAGGGCGCCGGCGACGCTTTGCCCGACCGTGCGCAGCCGTTGATCTGGTGCGGGCATGGCTGGCGCTCGCATGCGCGGGCGGCCGAGCATTTGGCCGACATCTTCGACCGCGAGGCCGTCGGATTGAAGCTCGTCGATCCCCGCTTCTATCACCTCGACACCTGCCTGTGTCCGCTCTCTGGCGGATGGCTGATGTATTATCCGGCGGCCTTCGACGAGGCCTCGCGCGCGGAGATTGCGGCGCGGGTTCCGGTGCAACGGCGGCTCGAAGTCGACGAGGCCGACGCTATGGGCTTCGCCTGCAACGCCGTCGAGGCGAGCGGCAAGGTCTTCATGAACGCCTGCTCGCCTTCTCTCCAGGGGCGTCTTGCGGCGGCAGGCTTTCAACCGGTCGTGACGCCACTATCGGAATTCCTGAAATCCGGGGGCGGCGCGAAATGCCTCACGCTCGAAGTGCAGTCTAGTGGTCGAAATCCCACGCGAGGTGGAACCGCCTAA
- a CDS encoding TIGR02302 family protein — MDLSSKNENGRLESAGPLEYALRRSATAILAERLLRLGAALVTLALFFVALSWLGFWRAVPVEARMLGVALFGFLALYLAAREIARGLPKRRAAAARLDAAADGSLKPAASLDDTLAALNADPATAALWTLHRKRLEMALAQTPVAPPRPRLPERDPYALRALALVAAIAAAFVAGDEKRVRLAAAFDWRAIHLLQPAQRIDAWFDPPAYTGRPPIVFAQESGAVQAPVNSTLRLRPAEASVSVEGALAPIESAEKKERGFALAGDARIDFSDGRSFAITAIPDLVPTIELVGKPRNNARGTMTLSYRAEDDYGVVSAEAVFSKSAAGRALYEPPRLPLELPAGAGGLGDGRATLDLADSPYAGARMTMRLVAKDAAGNEGASDPIDVTLPQRRFTKPLAKALVEQRRILALDPDQRSNVRAALEALSLAPEIFDTPSAVHLGLRAARRSLEGNGGDNELRGVADMLWAMALSLEDGNTPQAERDLRAAEQALRDALARGANDEEIAKRTQDLRAALDKFLEQLGARAQPPQQQSESASDPDSVTPSDLQAMLDDIEKAMKSGDMAEAQRLLDELQDIMENAQTGDASGAQNAAREKKRREMQQALSEIDQLTREEQRLRDDTFQGMKNPSDDDARKPQQRGGKKGQPQAGDDAAPERQRQQGLRDKLERQQDAMKGEAGEAGEALDDARKSMKEAEEALKPGGEGRGKAVDAQGRAVESLRKGADKLAEQMRGDGQEGEEGEEGQSGKGHGKARGRFGQGRDPLGRSSGGQRASHEKYDPLGLPPAQRAHRVQEELRRRLGQPERPTEELDYLQRLLRR, encoded by the coding sequence ATGGACCTTTCCTCGAAGAACGAAAACGGCCGGCTGGAGAGCGCGGGCCCGTTGGAATATGCGCTGCGCCGTTCGGCGACGGCGATCCTGGCCGAGCGGCTGCTGAGGCTCGGCGCTGCGCTTGTGACGCTGGCATTGTTTTTTGTGGCGCTGTCCTGGCTCGGCTTTTGGCGCGCGGTTCCAGTCGAAGCGCGTATGCTCGGCGTGGCGCTCTTCGGCTTTCTGGCGCTCTACCTCGCGGCGCGCGAAATAGCCCGCGGCCTGCCGAAGCGTAGGGCCGCCGCCGCGCGCCTGGACGCCGCCGCGGATGGTTCGCTGAAGCCCGCCGCCTCGCTCGACGACACGCTCGCGGCGCTAAACGCCGATCCCGCCACGGCCGCCCTCTGGACGCTACATCGCAAGCGGCTGGAGATGGCGTTGGCGCAGACGCCCGTGGCGCCCCCGCGCCCGCGCCTGCCTGAACGCGATCCTTACGCGCTGCGCGCTTTGGCGCTCGTCGCCGCCATCGCCGCCGCCTTCGTCGCAGGGGATGAAAAGCGCGTCCGTCTCGCCGCCGCCTTCGACTGGCGCGCCATTCATCTGCTCCAGCCCGCGCAGCGCATCGACGCCTGGTTCGATCCGCCGGCTTATACGGGACGCCCGCCCATTGTGTTCGCCCAGGAAAGCGGCGCGGTTCAGGCGCCCGTGAATTCGACGCTGCGGCTGCGGCCGGCCGAGGCCAGCGTCTCCGTCGAAGGCGCGCTGGCGCCAATCGAATCCGCGGAGAAGAAGGAGCGGGGCTTCGCTCTCGCCGGGGACGCGCGGATCGATTTTTCCGATGGCCGCAGCTTCGCGATCACCGCCATTCCCGACCTCGTCCCCACGATCGAGCTTGTGGGCAAGCCGCGTAACAATGCGCGCGGCACGATGACGCTCTCCTACCGCGCCGAGGACGATTACGGCGTCGTGAGCGCCGAGGCCGTGTTCAGCAAGTCGGCGGCCGGCCGCGCGCTTTACGAGCCGCCGCGCCTGCCGCTGGAGCTGCCGGCGGGCGCCGGCGGACTGGGCGATGGCCGCGCCACGCTCGATCTCGCGGACAGCCCCTACGCCGGAGCCCGGATGACCATGCGTCTTGTCGCGAAGGACGCCGCCGGCAATGAAGGCGCTTCCGATCCGATCGACGTGACCTTGCCGCAGCGCCGCTTTACCAAGCCGCTCGCCAAGGCGCTCGTCGAGCAGCGGCGCATTCTGGCGCTCGATCCCGATCAACGCTCCAATGTGCGCGCGGCGCTCGAGGCGCTGTCGCTCGCGCCGGAGATTTTCGACACGCCGTCGGCCGTCCATCTCGGCCTGCGGGCGGCGCGCCGCAGCCTGGAGGGTAATGGCGGCGACAATGAATTGCGCGGCGTCGCCGACATGCTCTGGGCCATGGCGCTCAGTCTCGAAGACGGCAATACGCCGCAAGCCGAGCGTGATCTGCGCGCGGCCGAACAGGCGCTGCGCGACGCCCTGGCGCGGGGCGCCAATGACGAGGAGATCGCCAAACGCACGCAGGATTTGCGCGCCGCGCTCGATAAATTCCTCGAGCAGCTCGGCGCACGCGCACAGCCGCCGCAGCAGCAGAGCGAAAGCGCGAGCGACCCGGACAGCGTCACGCCCAGTGATCTGCAGGCCATGCTCGACGACATCGAAAAGGCGATGAAGTCCGGGGATATGGCCGAGGCGCAACGGCTCCTCGACGAATTGCAGGACATCATGGAAAACGCCCAGACGGGCGACGCCAGCGGCGCCCAGAACGCCGCCCGCGAGAAGAAACGTCGCGAAATGCAGCAGGCGCTCTCCGAGATCGACCAGCTCACGCGCGAGGAGCAGCGGCTTCGCGACGACACCTTCCAGGGGATGAAGAACCCTTCCGACGACGACGCCCGCAAGCCGCAACAGCGCGGGGGCAAGAAGGGCCAACCGCAGGCGGGCGACGACGCCGCCCCGGAGCGCCAGCGCCAGCAGGGCCTGCGCGACAAACTCGAGCGTCAGCAGGACGCAATGAAGGGCGAGGCGGGCGAAGCTGGCGAGGCTCTCGACGACGCCCGCAAGTCGATGAAGGAAGCCGAAGAGGCGTTGAAGCCCGGCGGCGAGGGACGCGGCAAGGCCGTCGACGCTCAGGGCCGCGCAGTGGAGTCTTTGCGCAAGGGCGCCGACAAGCTCGCCGAGCAAATGCGCGGCGACGGCCAAGAGGGCGAGGAAGGCGAAGAGGGCCAGAGCGGCAAGGGCCATGGCAAGGCGCGCGGGCGCTTTGGCCAGGGGCGCGATCCGCTGGGGCGCTCCTCGGGCGGCCAGCGCGCGTCGCATGAGAAATATGATCCGCTCGGCCTGCCGCCGGCGCAACGCGCTCATCGCGTGCAGGAGGAGCTGCGCCGCCGCCTCGGCCAACCCGAGCGCCCGACCGAGGAGCTGGACTATCTGCAACGGCTGCTGCGGCGATGA
- a CDS encoding twin transmembrane helix small protein, protein MSNTLVFVAAAAVFAVLLAGFINMFRGGAGAPQRSQTLMRWRVGLQFLALAIALAALYFRGH, encoded by the coding sequence TTGTCCAATACTCTGGTCTTCGTCGCCGCTGCGGCGGTTTTCGCGGTGCTCCTCGCCGGCTTCATCAATATGTTTCGCGGCGGCGCGGGCGCGCCCCAGCGCTCGCAGACGCTGATGCGCTGGCGCGTCGGCCTGCAATTCCTCGCGCTCGCCATTGCGCTGGCGGCGCTCTATTTCCGGGGACACTGA
- a CDS encoding cob(I)yrinic acid a,c-diamide adenosyltransferase yields MVKLDRIYTRGGDKGATSLATGARCRKDDIRVEAYGAIDETNAAIGVARLAVADAALDAMLERIQNDLFDLGAELATPHDPAKPIDPSMRLVILPSQVERLEKEIDALNADLAPLRSFVLPAGTPVAAHLHLARTICRRAERVMVTLMQTEGEELSATALAYVNRLSDFLFVASRSANREKGDVLWKPGATR; encoded by the coding sequence GTGGTCAAGCTCGACAGGATTTACACGCGGGGCGGCGACAAGGGCGCCACTTCGCTCGCCACCGGCGCCCGCTGTCGCAAGGACGACATCCGCGTCGAGGCCTATGGCGCGATCGACGAGACCAACGCCGCCATCGGCGTGGCGCGTCTTGCGGTTGCCGACGCCGCGCTCGACGCCATGCTGGAGCGCATTCAGAACGATCTCTTCGATCTCGGCGCCGAGCTTGCCACCCCGCACGATCCCGCAAAGCCGATCGATCCGTCGATGCGGCTCGTCATCCTTCCCTCGCAGGTGGAGCGACTGGAGAAAGAGATCGACGCGCTCAACGCCGATCTCGCGCCGCTGCGCTCCTTCGTGCTGCCAGCCGGGACGCCCGTCGCCGCGCATCTGCACCTCGCGCGCACCATTTGCCGCCGCGCCGAGCGCGTGATGGTGACGCTGATGCAGACGGAAGGCGAGGAGCTTTCGGCCACTGCGCTTGCTTATGTGAATCGTCTCTCCGACTTCCTGTTCGTCGCCTCGCGTTCCGCCAATCGCGAAAAGGGCGACGTGTTGTGGAAGCCGGGCGCGACGCGGTAG
- the mutL gene encoding DNA mismatch repair endonuclease MutL produces MAVRRLDPILVDRIAAGEVVERPASAVKELVENALDAGATRIDVAIEDGGRKLIRVIDDGSGMDEHDLALAIERHATSKIPDGDLTHIATLGFRGEALPSIAAVADLTIDTRAKEASHGFTIRVEAGEKRGLIASSWPRGTRIEARALFAATPARLKFLKTDRTETAAVVDVVKRLAMAHPEVRFALSADSGALFDYPACGEDIARRIAQVLGEEFRANAFEIEAAREAVRLTGLASLPTYNRGNAQAQYVYINGRPVRDKLFAGAIRAAYLDFLAHDRHPVAALFIDCDPRIVDVNVHPAKAEVRFADPGLVRGLVVGALKQALAEKSHRSANTNARTAIDMLARYNGPSEPPPYRAPPPANWRVADSPYAPSGFAEAPQATFETGAPMARVHEAPTETLDDAPLGAARAQLHETYIIAQTRDGLVIVDQHAAHERLVYEKLKNQRAETGVARQMLLIPVVVDLDEARMNALAGAFEELAALGLVLEPFGPGAVMVREAPAILGEVNHKRLVEDIADLLAEDGDARGLSRRLDHVLATCACHHSVRAGRRLSAAEMNALLREMETTPGAAQCNHGRPTYVELKLSDIEKLFGRR; encoded by the coding sequence ATGGCCGTCCGTCGTCTCGATCCCATCCTCGTCGATCGCATCGCCGCCGGCGAAGTTGTCGAGCGGCCGGCCTCCGCCGTGAAGGAATTGGTCGAGAACGCGCTCGACGCTGGCGCGACGCGTATCGACGTCGCAATCGAAGACGGCGGCCGCAAGCTCATTCGCGTCATCGACGACGGCAGCGGCATGGATGAACATGATCTCGCGCTCGCCATCGAGCGCCACGCCACCTCGAAAATTCCGGACGGCGACCTCACCCATATCGCGACTCTCGGCTTTCGCGGCGAGGCGTTGCCCTCCATCGCGGCCGTCGCCGACCTCACGATAGATACGCGCGCCAAAGAGGCGTCGCATGGTTTCACCATTCGCGTGGAGGCGGGCGAGAAGCGCGGGCTTATCGCCTCGAGCTGGCCGCGCGGCACGCGGATCGAAGCCCGCGCGCTCTTCGCCGCGACGCCGGCGCGGCTGAAATTCCTGAAAACCGACCGCACGGAGACGGCGGCCGTCGTCGATGTGGTCAAGCGCCTCGCCATGGCGCATCCCGAGGTGCGCTTCGCGCTCTCCGCCGACAGCGGCGCGCTCTTCGATTATCCTGCGTGCGGAGAGGATATCGCCCGCCGCATCGCGCAGGTGCTGGGCGAAGAGTTTCGCGCCAACGCCTTCGAGATCGAAGCCGCGCGCGAAGCCGTGCGGCTGACGGGGCTCGCGAGTCTCCCCACCTACAATCGCGGCAATGCGCAGGCGCAATATGTCTATATCAATGGGCGGCCCGTGCGCGACAAGCTCTTCGCCGGGGCCATTCGCGCCGCCTATCTCGACTTTCTCGCGCATGACCGCCATCCGGTCGCGGCGCTTTTCATCGACTGCGATCCGCGCATCGTCGATGTGAACGTGCATCCCGCCAAGGCGGAAGTGCGTTTCGCCGATCCCGGCCTGGTGCGCGGCCTCGTGGTGGGCGCGCTGAAACAGGCGCTTGCCGAGAAAAGCCATCGCAGCGCCAACACCAACGCCCGCACGGCGATCGACATGCTCGCGCGCTACAACGGCCCGAGCGAGCCGCCGCCCTATCGCGCGCCGCCGCCCGCGAATTGGCGCGTGGCCGACTCTCCCTATGCGCCGAGCGGTTTCGCCGAAGCGCCGCAAGCGACCTTCGAAACCGGCGCGCCAATGGCCCGCGTGCATGAGGCGCCGACAGAGACGCTCGACGACGCGCCGCTCGGCGCCGCGCGCGCGCAGCTGCATGAAACATATATCATTGCGCAAACGCGCGACGGGCTCGTCATCGTCGACCAGCATGCGGCACATGAGCGGCTCGTCTATGAGAAGCTCAAAAACCAGCGTGCGGAGACGGGCGTCGCGCGGCAGATGCTGCTTATTCCCGTCGTCGTCGATCTCGACGAGGCGCGCATGAATGCGCTCGCCGGCGCCTTCGAGGAACTCGCCGCTCTGGGCCTTGTGCTCGAACCTTTCGGACCCGGCGCCGTAATGGTGCGCGAGGCGCCCGCCATTCTCGGCGAGGTGAATCACAAGCGGCTTGTCGAAGACATCGCCGATCTTCTGGCCGAAGACGGCGACGCGCGCGGCCTTTCCCGGCGTCTCGACCATGTGCTCGCAACCTGCGCCTGCCATCATTCAGTGCGCGCGGGCCGGCGCCTGAGCGCCGCCGAGATGAACGCGCTGCTACGCGAGATGGAGACGACGCCGGGCGCGGCGCAATGTAATCACGGAAGGCCCACCTATGTGGAGCTGAAGCTCTCCGACATAGAGAAGCTTTTTGGACGGAGGTAA
- the gcvPB gene encoding aminomethyl-transferring glycine dehydrogenase subunit GcvPB, whose translation MLDRPAHIDDETPETFTGNRALDHEEPLLFEIGRTDATGVDVEEPPQFAARLGGLERKDRIGLPGLSEPEAMRHYVRLSRKNYSIDAGLYPLGSCTMKHNPRANEKLARLEGFADLHPLQPMSSVQGALELMETLAHWLLTLTNMQAIALSPKAGAHGELCGMMAIKSAVAARGEGATRNVVLIPQSAHGTNPATAALLGFSVRVVPGADDGTVRAAAVQEALGPDVAALMLTNPNTCGLFEREIVEIAEAVHEAGAYFYCDGANFNAIAGVARPGDFGVDAMHINLHKTFSTPHGGGGPGAGPVVLSERLAPFAPVPFLRRNGETLALVEHAEGTQSFGRMTAFHGQMGMFVRALAYLLAHGGDGVAQASKDAVLSANYVRASLRDVMTQPFGDRLCMHEVLFDDAWLKGTGVSTLDFAKAMIDEGYHPMTIYFPLVAHGAMLIEPTESESKASLDLFIATLRDLAKRAKEGDAKRFTQAPRFAPRRRVDETLAARKPVLRWCAESPSL comes from the coding sequence ATGCTCGACCGCCCCGCTCATATCGACGACGAAACGCCCGAAACCTTCACCGGCAATCGCGCGCTCGACCACGAAGAACCTCTGCTCTTCGAAATCGGCCGCACGGACGCGACCGGCGTCGACGTCGAGGAGCCGCCTCAATTTGCCGCGCGCCTCGGCGGGTTGGAGCGAAAGGATCGGATCGGCCTGCCCGGCCTCAGCGAGCCGGAGGCGATGCGCCATTATGTGCGCCTGTCGCGCAAGAACTATTCGATTGACGCCGGCCTTTATCCGCTCGGCTCCTGCACCATGAAGCATAATCCGCGCGCCAACGAGAAGCTCGCGCGGCTAGAGGGCTTCGCCGATCTTCATCCGCTGCAGCCCATGTCCTCCGTGCAGGGGGCGCTGGAGCTAATGGAGACGCTCGCGCATTGGCTGTTGACGCTCACCAATATGCAGGCCATCGCGCTCTCTCCGAAGGCGGGGGCGCATGGCGAACTGTGCGGCATGATGGCGATCAAATCCGCGGTTGCGGCGCGCGGCGAAGGCGCCACGCGCAATGTGGTTCTCATCCCGCAATCGGCGCATGGCACCAATCCGGCGACGGCGGCGCTGCTCGGCTTTTCCGTGCGCGTCGTGCCGGGGGCCGATGATGGAACGGTTCGCGCAGCGGCCGTGCAAGAAGCGCTCGGCCCCGACGTTGCGGCGCTCATGCTGACGAACCCCAACACTTGCGGTCTCTTCGAGCGCGAGATCGTGGAGATCGCGGAAGCCGTCCACGAGGCGGGCGCTTATTTCTACTGCGACGGCGCAAACTTCAACGCCATCGCAGGCGTGGCGCGGCCGGGCGATTTCGGCGTCGACGCCATGCATATCAATCTGCACAAGACCTTCTCAACGCCGCATGGCGGCGGCGGTCCTGGCGCTGGTCCGGTCGTGCTGTCGGAAAGGCTGGCGCCCTTCGCGCCCGTGCCGTTCCTTCGCCGTAACGGCGAAACGCTTGCGCTCGTTGAACATGCGGAAGGGACACAGAGCTTCGGCCGCATGACGGCTTTTCATGGTCAGATGGGCATGTTCGTGCGCGCGCTCGCCTATCTCCTGGCGCATGGCGGCGATGGCGTGGCGCAGGCCTCCAAAGACGCGGTGCTGTCGGCGAATTATGTGCGAGCATCATTGCGCGACGTGATGACCCAGCCTTTCGGCGACCGCCTTTGCATGCATGAAGTCCTGTTCGACGACGCCTGGCTGAAAGGAACCGGCGTCTCGACGCTCGATTTCGCCAAGGCGATGATCGATGAAGGCTACCATCCGATGACGATTTATTTCCCGCTCGTCGCGCATGGGGCCATGCTGATCGAGCCGACGGAATCGGAGTCGAAGGCCTCTCTCGATCTCTTCATCGCGACGCTGCGCGATTTGGCGAAGCGTGCGAAAGAAGGCGACGCCAAGCGCTTCACCCAGGCCCCGCGCTTCGCGCCGCGCCGGCGCGTAGACGAGACATTGGCGGCGCGCAAGCCCGTGCTGAGGTGGTGCGCAGAGTCTCCGTCACTGTGA
- the gcvPA gene encoding aminomethyl-transferring glycine dehydrogenase subunit GcvPA: protein MRYLPLSDADRKTMLATIGVDRIEDLYADAPASTLLKEPLDLPRHKSEFEVERIFSRLSARNTAAGRVPFFIGAGAYRHHVPASVDHLIQRSEFLTSYTPYQPEISQGTLQTLFEFQTQVALLTGMDVANASMYDGSTATAEAVLMAHRLTKRRKALVSGGLHPHYAEVVQTISRLAEDETIVMTPDVLGDEDIVAKIDETVSCVVVQTPDFFGNLRDLTTIAEACHRHGALLVAVFTEAVSLGLLTPPGAMGADIVVGEGQSIGNALNFGGPYVGLFATRHDYVRQMPGRLAGESVDADGRRSFVLTLSTREQHIRRDKATSNICTNSGLCALAFTIHLTLLGEAGLTRLAKLNHANAVALAEMLERVPNVDVLNNSFFNEFTLRVKGDAATLVERMAAKGVLAGVPVSRLLPKAGLDDLLLVASSETSTQEDRAAFVTALEGSL, encoded by the coding sequence ATGCGCTATCTCCCGCTGTCCGACGCCGACCGGAAGACCATGCTGGCGACGATCGGCGTAGATAGAATAGAAGACCTTTACGCGGACGCCCCCGCCTCGACGCTGCTGAAAGAGCCCCTCGATCTGCCGCGCCACAAATCGGAGTTCGAGGTCGAGCGCATCTTTTCACGGCTGTCCGCGCGCAATACGGCCGCGGGGCGCGTTCCTTTCTTTATCGGCGCCGGCGCTTATCGGCATCATGTGCCGGCGAGCGTCGATCATCTGATCCAGCGCTCTGAGTTTCTCACGAGCTACACGCCCTATCAGCCGGAGATTTCGCAGGGCACGCTGCAAACGCTCTTCGAGTTCCAGACACAGGTCGCTCTTCTCACGGGCATGGATGTGGCGAACGCCTCCATGTATGACGGCTCGACGGCGACGGCGGAAGCCGTGCTGATGGCGCATCGGCTGACGAAGCGCCGCAAGGCGCTGGTCTCGGGCGGGCTCCATCCGCATTACGCCGAGGTCGTGCAAACCATCTCGCGCCTTGCCGAAGACGAAACGATCGTGATGACGCCCGACGTATTGGGCGATGAAGACATCGTCGCGAAGATCGACGAAACTGTTTCCTGCGTCGTCGTGCAGACGCCCGATTTCTTCGGCAATCTACGCGACCTCACGACGATCGCGGAAGCCTGCCATCGCCACGGCGCCCTGCTCGTCGCGGTCTTTACCGAAGCCGTGTCGCTCGGCCTTTTGACGCCGCCCGGCGCCATGGGCGCCGACATCGTCGTGGGCGAAGGCCAATCGATCGGCAATGCGCTCAATTTCGGCGGCCCCTATGTCGGGCTCTTCGCCACGCGGCACGATTATGTGCGGCAAATGCCGGGGCGTCTCGCGGGCGAAAGCGTCGACGCCGATGGGCGGCGCTCTTTCGTGCTCACGCTCTCGACGCGCGAGCAGCATATTCGCCGCGACAAGGCGACGTCGAACATCTGCACCAATTCGGGGCTCTGCGCGCTCGCCTTCACCATTCATCTGACGCTGCTCGGCGAAGCAGGCCTTACGCGTCTCGCGAAGCTCAATCACGCCAACGCCGTCGCGCTTGCAGAAATGTTGGAGCGCGTCCCCAACGTCGATGTGCTCAACAATAGCTTCTTCAACGAATTCACGTTGCGCGTGAAGGGCGATGCAGCGACCCTCGTCGAGAGGATGGCGGCAAAGGGCGTGCTCGCAGGCGTGCCCGTCTCGCGGCTGCTGCCGAAAGCTGGCCTCGACGATCTGCTGCTGGTCGCCAGCTCCGAAACCAGTACGCAGGAAGATCGCGCGGCTTTTGTCACCGCTCTGGAAGGGTCTCTTTGA
- the gcvH gene encoding glycine cleavage system protein GcvH produces MSMLRFTKDHEYLRLDGDVATVGISDYAQVQLGDIVFVDLPKIGKKVTKGSELAVVESVKAASEVYAPVSGEVVEVNAELGEKPALVNDDPLAGGWLVKIRVENAGEVETLMDEAAYAGFVKTL; encoded by the coding sequence ATGAGCATGCTGCGTTTCACAAAGGACCATGAATATCTTCGGCTCGACGGCGACGTCGCGACCGTCGGCATTTCCGACTATGCGCAAGTGCAGCTCGGCGACATCGTTTTCGTCGATCTGCCCAAGATCGGAAAGAAAGTCACCAAGGGTTCGGAGCTTGCGGTCGTCGAAAGCGTGAAGGCTGCGAGCGAAGTCTATGCGCCGGTTTCCGGCGAGGTCGTCGAAGTCAACGCCGAGCTGGGCGAAAAGCCCGCGCTCGTCAACGACGATCCCCTCGCTGGCGGTTGGCTCGTGAAGATACGCGTGGAGAACGCGGGCGAGGTTGAAACGCTGATGGACGAAGCCGCTTACGCCGGCTTCGTGAAGACCTTGTAG